Below is a window of Sulfurisphaera ohwakuensis DNA.
GAGATGCAGAGAAGATAAGGAAGGATAAACCTACAGTCTTTATTAGTTTAAAGACAGGAGATGGAATAGACGATTTAATTAAAATTATAAGAAGTGAATTAGAACTTGAGGGGCTTATTAGAAGTTAAAAACAGTTTGATAAAAAGAAATGGTCCCCTATCTTTTTTTGAATCTCAAGGTCTGGGGATATTAGTTAATCCTTCTGAGGTTTTAGCTAACAATGATGAAGTGAAAATATACATAGAAAGAGATAAGGGCATAATTACTGATCAAGCATATACAAAAATATTATCTAGAAGTAATGTGAGAATATACGTTAAAATAATGGCTAATGTACTATATTATTTTCCTCATCCTATAATTTTTTACAATAAAGCAAACGCAAAAATTGAAACAGAGATTTACATAAATGACTTTGGAAAGATCGTTGAGGCATATATTTTAGGTAGAAAGTTTCACAATGAGGAATTTAAAGAAGGAGATATAAAGAGCATTACAAAAGTATACTATAAAGAGAGACTATTAATTTATGATATTTTTAGAGTTAAAAATGAAGATTATAAGAGTAAAAATATTATGGGTAGTGAGGCATTACTTACAGTTTTAGATATAAAAAATGGTGGAGAATACGATTTCAAAAGATTAATAACTTCTTCAGAAAAAATTGACAGCTTATGGAGGGAAGAAACCAAAATTTGGTTTTAACTTTTACCATTTAGAATAGTATAGCCATTTGCCATTAAAAGTCAATAACATTCGTGGATAATTGTTTTCGATAACTTTGTCAACATAAATTTTTACATCAATCATACTCATTATACCATCGCCAAATAGTTCATGAGCAACATCCTTGATTACCGGCCCATATAGTAATACTCCTTCATAAAGCCTATATATAAATGGATCTGTAGGAGGCCATGGTTGAGCTGGAGTCCTCATTGGAGCGTCTAACAATACTGGTTTAAACTCCTTAGGTAAATCTAGTAAAGTAATTATCTTATCAGCTTCTTCCTCAGTAGCTTGTGCATAACCATATAATAACATTGCTGCATATACTTTATCCTTTCCTAAATACTTTCCAATTTCTTCCCATGTCAACCTTTTTTCCCTTTTCTTCTTTAGACTAATTTCCCTTAGCTCTTTTTTATCAATCATATATAAATATTATGAAAAGTATTATATGAATTTTTCGTTAAAAGATAACTATATTTGGTGATTCTTTAATTATCTTAACAACAACTTGTGTAGAAGTTCTCTCGACCTCTGGAATACTCATAACTTTTTCTAAGAATTTTTCCATGAACTCCTCTCTGGTTTTATATCTAGCCATTACAATAAAATCATTATCGCCTAGAACAAAATATACTCCCCAAACCCCTGGTATTTGTGCTAACTTATTGCCTAACTCCACATGATAATTTTTACCATACTTAGCTTTTACAGAAGTTATTACTATGTAATCAAGGTTTAATGAGGCTGGATTAATATATGCATAATAACCCTTAATTACACCATCTTTTTCTAACTTCTTAATTCTATATGATAAGGTAGACTTGGGAATTCTAATTTCCCTAGCTATCTCATCTAAAGAATATTTTGCATTGTGTTGAAGAATTTTCAAAATTCTTAAGTCTATTTCATCCATAGACTATATATTATAAACAAAAATATAAGCCTTTACTTTGAATTATATCTAATCAACACTTATAATAAAGAAAGACTTACAAAAAATCGCTTATAATCTTTGGAAGATACGCAGTAACAACTTAATTTGGAACATTAAAAATT
It encodes the following:
- a CDS encoding urease accessory protein UreD; the protein is MRGLLEVKNSLIKRNGPLSFFESQGLGILVNPSEVLANNDEVKIYIERDKGIITDQAYTKILSRSNVRIYVKIMANVLYYFPHPIIFYNKANAKIETEIYINDFGKIVEAYILGRKFHNEEFKEGDIKSITKVYYKERLLIYDIFRVKNEDYKSKNIMGSEALLTVLDIKNGGEYDFKRLITSSEKIDSLWREETKIWF
- the cynS gene encoding cyanase; this translates as MIDKKELREISLKKKREKRLTWEEIGKYLGKDKVYAAMLLYGYAQATEEEADKIITLLDLPKEFKPVLLDAPMRTPAQPWPPTDPFIYRLYEGVLLYGPVIKDVAHELFGDGIMSMIDVKIYVDKVIENNYPRMLLTFNGKWLYYSKW
- a CDS encoding Lrp/AsnC family transcriptional regulator; protein product: MDEIDLRILKILQHNAKYSLDEIAREIRIPKSTLSYRIKKLEKDGVIKGYYAYINPASLNLDYIVITSVKAKYGKNYHVELGNKLAQIPGVWGVYFVLGDNDFIVMARYKTREEFMEKFLEKVMSIPEVERTSTQVVVKIIKESPNIVIF